The following proteins are co-located in the Dehalococcoides mccartyi 195 genome:
- a CDS encoding EamA family transporter — protein MSWFFAALLATALLGVVNILDGHLLQKRFPSLKAFILPVGLLMVSYNLPLALGFPFAEGTPPDIILLAVTAGLLRAFSVYIMLFALKTEEVSRVIPIYYSYPIFVSLMAVPLLGESIGLLRWLAILAVVGGVILVSARKNGNGRPFRLGRTTVLLILAGLLISGSDVINKHVLEVITFWNSYWISGVCLALFLLAVSFRRSVFAELKGLTKPLLCYSLIVLDELFLFGGMLLLLWAIQHGPISLVSAISSTRPLFVLVYAFVLLRLIPGFLLEWPAGRRLRILQICGVVLTVGGIAAMNLFD, from the coding sequence ATGTCTTGGTTTTTTGCAGCTCTACTGGCCACTGCCCTTTTGGGCGTGGTGAATATTCTGGACGGGCATCTTCTCCAAAAAAGATTTCCCAGTCTAAAAGCTTTTATCCTGCCGGTAGGGCTTCTGATGGTAAGCTACAATCTTCCTCTGGCTTTGGGATTCCCATTTGCCGAAGGCACTCCCCCGGACATTATCCTTCTGGCGGTTACGGCTGGTCTTCTGCGTGCCTTTTCTGTTTACATAATGTTGTTTGCCCTTAAGACTGAAGAAGTCTCACGGGTGATACCCATCTATTACTCGTACCCTATTTTTGTAAGCCTTATGGCCGTACCTTTACTGGGCGAAAGCATAGGTTTGCTCAGGTGGCTGGCCATACTGGCGGTGGTGGGGGGTGTCATACTGGTATCTGCCCGCAAAAACGGTAATGGCAGACCATTCCGTCTGGGCAGAACTACGGTTTTGCTGATACTGGCCGGGCTGCTTATATCCGGGTCTGATGTAATAAACAAGCACGTGCTGGAAGTGATTACCTTCTGGAACAGCTACTGGATAAGCGGCGTGTGTCTGGCTCTGTTTCTGCTGGCAGTATCTTTCCGCAGGAGTGTTTTCGCCGAACTGAAGGGTCTTACAAAGCCGCTGCTTTGTTATTCACTGATAGTTTTAGATGAACTCTTTCTGTTCGGGGGAATGCTGCTCCTTCTTTGGGCTATCCAGCACGGCCCTATTTCGCTGGTTTCGGCTATCTCCAGTACCCGTCCCCTGTTCGTGCTGGTATATGCCTTTGTGCTGTTACGCCTGATACCGGGTTTCCTTTTGGAATGGCCTGCCGGCAGAAGGCTGCGGATACTCCAGATATGCGGGGTGGTTTTAACGGTGGGTGGTATTGCCGCCATGAATCTTTTTGATTAA
- a CDS encoding YajQ family cyclic di-GMP-binding protein, which produces MPSLDVVSVVDMQAMDNAVNNAKRDLGNRYDFKNAKYELVLNRKDKKIEIVAEDEFKLKAIIETLIQQCVRFKLDSKCLDVADAHTVSLGAAKTEIKIKDGLTKETASKITKFIKSTKLKLDSAIQGEQIRITGKQIDDLQEIMQLLNGQDFDVPLQYVNMKR; this is translated from the coding sequence ATGCCGTCTCTAGATGTGGTAAGCGTAGTAGACATGCAAGCCATGGACAATGCCGTAAATAATGCCAAGCGTGACCTTGGGAACCGATATGATTTTAAAAATGCCAAGTACGAGCTGGTTTTAAACCGCAAAGACAAGAAAATAGAAATAGTTGCCGAAGATGAGTTTAAACTTAAGGCTATTATTGAAACTTTGATTCAGCAGTGTGTCCGGTTCAAGCTGGACAGCAAGTGCCTGGATGTTGCAGATGCCCATACTGTTTCGCTGGGGGCTGCCAAAACCGAGATAAAAATAAAAGATGGCCTGACCAAAGAAACCGCTTCTAAGATAACCAAGTTTATAAAATCAACCAAGCTCAAGCTGGATTCTGCCATACAGGGTGAACAGATACGTATAACCGGCAAGCAGATTGATGATTTGCAGGAGATAATGCAGCTGCTTAACGGGCAGGACTTTGACGTACCCCTGCAATATGTAAACATGAAGCGTTAG
- a CDS encoding AAA family ATPase: MFLDRVIIRSDRFPDNSLYPFNLGVLHKTSEITFSKPVTFFIGENGSGKSTLLRAICRRAGVHIWEDTSRLTLDNNPYADRFSDYLELGLPQGGVKGSFFDSRTFQDFTRFLDEWAAASPDILKYFGGDSLANRSHGQSLMQYFESRYKIKGLYFMDEPETALSPKSQLMLLKLLSQASASDHNQFIIVSHSPILLACPNAAIYTFDTAPVSPIGYYDTQYYRIYRDFLNNPAPFFEQ, from the coding sequence ATGTTTCTGGACAGGGTAATAATCAGGTCAGACAGATTTCCGGATAACAGCCTTTACCCTTTTAATCTGGGTGTGCTGCATAAAACCTCCGAAATAACTTTTAGTAAGCCGGTTACTTTTTTTATTGGAGAGAACGGCAGCGGCAAGTCCACTCTGCTCAGGGCAATCTGCCGCAGGGCCGGTGTGCATATCTGGGAAGATACCAGCCGCCTGACGCTGGATAATAACCCCTATGCAGACCGCTTTTCAGACTATCTGGAACTCGGTTTGCCCCAAGGCGGGGTAAAAGGTTCCTTTTTTGATTCGCGCACTTTTCAGGACTTTACCCGTTTTCTGGATGAATGGGCAGCGGCTTCGCCGGATATCCTGAAATACTTCGGCGGGGATTCCCTTGCCAACCGTTCTCACGGCCAGTCACTGATGCAGTATTTTGAATCCCGTTACAAGATAAAAGGCCTGTATTTCATGGATGAGCCCGAAACGGCTTTATCACCCAAAAGCCAGCTTATGCTGTTGAAGCTCTTAAGTCAGGCATCCGCCTCAGACCATAACCAGTTTATCATTGTCAGCCATTCGCCTATTCTGCTGGCTTGCCCGAATGCGGCCATATATACGTTTGATACCGCACCTGTTTCCCCTATAGGGTATTACGATACCCAGTACTATCGCATATACCGTGATTTTCTGAATAACCCCGCGCCCTTCTTTGAGCAGTAA
- a CDS encoding GNAT family N-acetyltransferase has translation MNLNLSLAASLEELQAQRRADYVAARVRLHPDLDSCVREFKGAFIIYDGEASPINRVMCLGLKESILEEDLTGLEEFYNGHGLKAMLDVCPLAEEDMIYLLGKRGYTVYQFDSVLVHEVSSFRLEIKEPPGIVIWPVNKNNYLTWLDVVSRGFSAAEADLPSMQSICEPNYHSRNSSAYLAYLDGKPAGGGVLYVRGHMAELGGDATLPDFRRRGVQTALIQHRLKAARKMGVRQMVFVAAPGTSSERNARRAGFELAYSRALFLQP, from the coding sequence ATGAACCTTAACCTGTCTTTGGCGGCTTCTCTGGAAGAGCTTCAGGCTCAGCGCCGGGCTGACTATGTGGCAGCTAGAGTCCGTTTGCACCCTGATTTAGACAGCTGTGTCCGTGAGTTTAAGGGTGCGTTTATTATCTATGACGGAGAAGCATCTCCCATAAACCGGGTAATGTGCCTGGGACTAAAAGAAAGCATACTTGAAGAAGACCTGACCGGTCTGGAGGAGTTTTATAACGGACATGGTCTTAAGGCTATGCTGGACGTCTGTCCGCTGGCCGAAGAAGATATGATTTATCTGCTGGGCAAACGGGGTTATACGGTTTATCAGTTTGACAGTGTGCTGGTACATGAAGTAAGCAGTTTCCGCCTTGAGATAAAAGAGCCGCCGGGTATAGTTATCTGGCCGGTAAACAAAAATAACTACCTTACCTGGCTGGATGTGGTCAGCCGGGGTTTTTCCGCTGCAGAGGCAGACCTGCCCTCTATGCAGTCTATCTGCGAACCGAACTATCACAGCCGCAATTCTTCTGCCTATCTGGCTTATCTGGACGGCAAACCGGCCGGGGGCGGGGTTTTATATGTCCGGGGGCATATGGCTGAACTGGGGGGAGATGCCACTTTACCGGATTTCCGCCGCCGGGGAGTTCAGACTGCCCTTATCCAGCACCGCCTGAAAGCTGCCCGCAAAATGGGCGTCCGCCAGATGGTTTTTGTAGCTGCTCCGGGTACTTCATCTGAGCGCAATGCCCGCCGGGCTGGTTTTGAACTGGCCTACAGCCGGGCGCTGTTCCTCCAGCCCTGA
- the coaE gene encoding dephospho-CoA kinase (Dephospho-CoA kinase (CoaE) performs the final step in coenzyme A biosynthesis.): MKIVGITGGIGSGKTTVCRYLKELGVNIIDADEIGHRVLQNKGIRTRITDVFGNEVMNPDGSINRKILGELVFGYPERLEHLNKITHPLIEQAIASLLEEYRQKGIKAVAIEAPLLVEAGWLKLVNEVWLITAPKESIFKRLRNRMGLSREQVMARIQSQATDNERLKYASIVINNNCRFEDLKSCVQLLAKERLELA, from the coding sequence ATGAAAATTGTAGGCATTACCGGTGGTATCGGCAGTGGCAAGACTACCGTTTGCCGTTATTTAAAGGAACTAGGGGTTAATATAATTGACGCCGACGAGATTGGCCACCGCGTACTCCAGAATAAAGGTATCCGCACCAGGATAACTGACGTTTTCGGCAATGAGGTCATGAACCCTGACGGGAGTATTAACCGCAAGATACTGGGCGAACTGGTCTTCGGATATCCCGAAAGGCTGGAGCACCTGAATAAAATCACCCACCCCCTGATAGAACAGGCCATTGCTTCCCTGCTGGAAGAATACCGCCAAAAAGGCATAAAAGCCGTAGCTATAGAAGCCCCCCTGCTGGTAGAGGCCGGCTGGTTAAAGCTGGTAAATGAAGTCTGGCTTATTACCGCTCCCAAAGAAAGCATTTTCAAACGGCTGCGCAACCGTATGGGGCTGAGCCGCGAGCAGGTTATGGCCCGTATCCAGTCCCAGGCCACTGATAATGAACGCCTCAAATACGCAAGTATTGTCATAAACAACAACTGCCGCTTTGAAGACCTGAAAAGCTGTGTGCAGCTGCTGGCTAAGGAACGGCTGGAGCTGGCTTAA
- a CDS encoding NAD-dependent epimerase/dehydratase family protein produces the protein MTNRVFVSGGSGFVGGHLLPRLAENGFKIRLLVMNEAEAKRVKTPGVEFVYGTVNDLPVLMESMKDIFAVIHLVAILRENKDITFEKVNIEGTKNMLAAADQNGVKRFIHMGILGASADPRFTYLHSKYLAEEAVSKSGLDYSILKPSVMFGQGAGFITALIRSFKPYPLLAPVAGNGKTRLQPIWVEDVVSCLLKMLDGEKIHQSVQIGGPRIFTYDEVLLAVMQAMGVKKPRLHVPVGLMRPLVWLMERTSSNPPITLPELKALSVDNITAEDAVKTEFGFDPKPLSEGLDYLKPAPAVP, from the coding sequence ATGACTAACAGAGTATTTGTCAGCGGCGGCAGCGGTTTTGTAGGCGGGCATTTGCTGCCCCGGCTGGCTGAAAACGGCTTTAAAATCCGTCTGCTGGTTATGAATGAGGCCGAAGCCAAACGGGTAAAAACCCCCGGAGTGGAGTTTGTGTATGGTACGGTAAATGACCTGCCGGTGCTTATGGAGAGTATGAAAGATATCTTTGCCGTAATCCATCTGGTGGCCATACTGCGTGAAAATAAAGATATTACCTTTGAGAAGGTAAATATAGAGGGCACAAAAAACATGCTGGCGGCGGCTGACCAAAACGGGGTGAAAAGATTTATTCACATGGGGATACTGGGTGCCAGTGCCGACCCCCGTTTTACTTACCTCCATTCCAAGTATCTGGCTGAAGAAGCGGTCAGTAAGTCCGGTCTGGATTACAGCATTTTAAAGCCTTCGGTCATGTTCGGGCAGGGAGCAGGTTTTATAACTGCCCTTATCCGTTCATTTAAGCCCTATCCCTTACTTGCCCCGGTTGCCGGAAACGGCAAAACCCGCCTTCAGCCCATTTGGGTGGAGGACGTGGTCAGCTGCCTGCTGAAAATGCTGGACGGGGAAAAGATACATCAGAGCGTACAGATTGGCGGACCCCGGATATTTACTTATGATGAGGTTCTTTTGGCGGTGATGCAGGCTATGGGGGTAAAAAAGCCCCGTTTGCATGTACCGGTGGGTTTAATGCGTCCGCTGGTCTGGCTGATGGAACGCACCAGTTCCAACCCGCCCATTACTCTGCCGGAGTTGAAAGCTTTGTCGGTAGACAATATAACTGCCGAAGATGCCGTAAAGACAGAGTTCGGCTTTGACCCCAAGCCTCTTTCGGAAGGGCTTGATTACCTTAAGCCAGCTCCAGCCGTTCCTTAG
- the rplU gene encoding 50S ribosomal protein L21, protein MGGVNIYAIIESGGKQYKVTPGQLVEVDLFDLAEGDSIELDKVLMLNDGETVTIGSPTVPGAKVTATVAGHIKGDKVFAYRFKAKSRNHKKTGHRQLYTVLTIGEILTGGAAEKPARKPRAKKTNEVTTDGA, encoded by the coding sequence TTGGGAGGTGTCAACATTTACGCCATAATTGAATCCGGTGGAAAACAATACAAGGTAACACCCGGCCAGCTGGTTGAAGTGGATTTGTTTGACCTGGCTGAGGGTGACAGCATTGAACTGGACAAGGTTCTGATGCTTAATGACGGTGAAACCGTTACTATAGGCTCCCCCACTGTTCCGGGTGCCAAGGTAACTGCCACTGTTGCCGGCCATATCAAGGGTGACAAGGTCTTTGCTTACCGTTTCAAGGCTAAATCCCGCAATCACAAGAAAACGGGACATCGCCAGCTGTACACTGTACTGACTATAGGTGAGATTCTGACCGGCGGGGCTGCCGAAAAGCCTGCCCGCAAGCCCAGAGCCAAGAAAACTAACGAGGTAACTACAGATGGCGCATAA
- the rpmA gene encoding 50S ribosomal protein L27, with the protein MAHKKGAGSTKNGRDSKPKMLGVKRFAGEKVHSGTIIVRQRGTRIHPGENVGLGRDYTIFATCEGVVKFEPTTNDRRKVSVVAD; encoded by the coding sequence ATGGCGCATAAAAAAGGTGCGGGTTCTACAAAGAACGGACGTGATAGCAAGCCCAAAATGCTGGGCGTAAAACGTTTTGCCGGTGAAAAAGTGCACTCAGGGACAATTATTGTCCGCCAGAGAGGCACCCGCATTCACCCCGGTGAAAATGTGGGGCTGGGGCGTGACTATACCATCTTCGCCACCTGCGAGGGTGTGGTGAAGTTTGAGCCCACCACTAATGACAGGAGGAAAGTCAGCGTAGTTGCTGACTAA
- the rpmE gene encoding 50S ribosomal protein L31, whose translation MKEKIHPKYNTATNVSCACGNTFTVGSTKDSIKVELCAQCHPFYTGEKRMVDTAGRVEKFRQRYGNKT comes from the coding sequence ATGAAGGAAAAAATACACCCTAAATATAATACCGCCACCAACGTAAGCTGTGCCTGCGGCAACACTTTTACAGTGGGTTCTACCAAAGACAGCATCAAGGTAGAGCTTTGTGCCCAGTGCCACCCCTTCTACACCGGTGAGAAAAGAATGGTTGACACCGCCGGACGGGTGGAGAAATTCCGCCAGCGTTACGGCAACAAAACCTAA
- a CDS encoding DUF1385 domain-containing protein produces the protein MAEKFYYGGQAVLEGVMMRGQKNLVTAVRNPGGEITTEVRPLHSLYTSKWRKMPVIRGAIVLIESMILGIQSLIYSANIALKEEEEELSGGLLWLMLLVSLGSSVALFFLAPLFITNLMSSFLESAVLFNLIEGIVRLVIFVIYIKLVTLTPDIKRVFGYHGAEHATINAFEAGVPLELERAAEIKTYSTAHLRCGTSFLLAVMVIAILVFSLIGKPAFAVMFASRIILVPVIAALSYEFTRFSAGHCHNPVVRFLIKPGLALQSLTTRQPDIKQIEVAITALKKTVEMDNPDYIPQKACPECEAAT, from the coding sequence TTGGCAGAAAAATTTTATTACGGCGGACAGGCGGTACTTGAAGGGGTAATGATGCGCGGCCAGAAAAACCTGGTCACTGCGGTACGCAACCCCGGCGGTGAAATCACCACCGAAGTAAGACCCCTGCATTCGCTTTATACCAGCAAATGGCGCAAAATGCCCGTGATACGGGGGGCTATTGTGCTTATTGAGAGCATGATTCTGGGCATTCAGAGCCTTATATATTCGGCCAATATAGCCCTTAAGGAAGAGGAAGAAGAACTTTCGGGCGGGCTTTTGTGGCTGATGCTTTTGGTGTCACTGGGTTCCAGCGTAGCCCTTTTCTTTCTGGCGCCCTTGTTCATCACTAACCTTATGAGTTCCTTTTTGGAATCAGCCGTTTTGTTTAACCTGATTGAGGGTATAGTAAGGCTGGTGATATTTGTCATTTATATAAAACTGGTCACCCTGACACCGGATATCAAACGGGTTTTCGGCTACCACGGGGCGGAACATGCCACCATAAACGCCTTTGAGGCCGGTGTGCCGCTTGAACTGGAAAGGGCTGCCGAAATAAAAACTTACTCTACCGCCCACCTCCGCTGCGGCACCAGCTTTCTGCTGGCGGTAATGGTAATAGCCATACTGGTATTCAGCCTGATAGGCAAGCCTGCCTTTGCGGTTATGTTTGCTTCCCGGATAATACTGGTGCCGGTAATTGCAGCCTTAAGTTATGAATTTACCCGTTTCAGCGCCGGACACTGCCACAACCCGGTAGTCCGCTTTTTGATTAAACCGGGCCTGGCTTTGCAGTCACTGACTACCCGCCAGCCGGATATAAAGCAAATCGAGGTTGCCATCACCGCCCTTAAAAAGACAGTTGAGATGGACAACCCCGATTATATTCCCCAAAAAGCCTGCCCTGAGTGCGAAGCGGCTACTTAA
- the hisI gene encoding phosphoribosyl-AMP cyclohydrolase, protein MELKLDDKGLIAAIVQDVKDGTVLMLGYMNPESFKLTQETGSVWFYSRSRQELWNKGATSGNKLIVKEMYIDCDKDAVLVKAEPMGPTCHTGNRSCFFTPVELK, encoded by the coding sequence ATGGAACTCAAACTGGACGACAAAGGGCTTATAGCCGCTATAGTACAGGATGTGAAGGATGGCACGGTGCTGATGCTGGGCTATATGAACCCCGAATCCTTCAAGCTCACTCAAGAAACCGGCAGTGTCTGGTTTTACAGCCGTAGCCGCCAGGAACTCTGGAACAAAGGCGCTACCTCCGGCAACAAGCTTATTGTCAAGGAAATGTATATTGATTGTGACAAGGATGCCGTACTGGTAAAGGCTGAACCTATGGGTCCCACCTGCCACACCGGCAACCGCAGCTGCTTTTTCACACCGGTAGAGCTTAAGTAG
- a CDS encoding GNAT family N-acetyltransferase produces the protein MEETLRIRRADSRDTNTIAGFNASMAQETENKALDKDATLKGAAYLFENPGYGFYLIAECNGETAGSLMVTYEWSDWRNKFYWWVQSVYIKPEFRRQGIFRAMYENLTAQAKEAGNVCGLRLYVEKENKRAQATYAELGMTPSHYLMYETDF, from the coding sequence TTGGAGGAAACACTTCGCATCCGCCGGGCAGACAGCCGTGATACAAATACTATTGCCGGTTTTAATGCATCTATGGCACAGGAAACTGAAAACAAGGCACTGGATAAAGACGCTACCCTGAAAGGGGCAGCCTATCTTTTCGAAAACCCCGGATACGGCTTTTACCTGATAGCCGAGTGTAACGGGGAAACCGCCGGTTCGCTTATGGTTACCTACGAATGGAGTGACTGGCGGAATAAATTTTACTGGTGGGTGCAAAGCGTATATATAAAGCCCGAATTCCGCCGCCAGGGTATCTTCCGGGCTATGTATGAAAATCTGACCGCACAGGCTAAAGAAGCAGGCAATGTCTGCGGCCTGCGTTTATATGTAGAGAAAGAAAACAAACGCGCCCAAGCCACCTATGCCGAACTGGGCATGACCCCCAGCCATTACCTGATGTATGAAACAGATTTCTAA
- the hisA gene encoding 1-(5-phosphoribosyl)-5-[(5-phosphoribosylamino)methylideneamino]imidazole-4-carboxamide isomerase codes for MQQRRGSVIPYLGGSFKRGVKIEIIPAIDILGGRCVRLLQGDYAQETVYSPDPVGTAMRWQSLGAPRLHVVDLDGAADGESVNFELIREIANSALIPVEVGGGIRSMDTVKKLLTAGVDRVILGTVAVENPELVREICARYADSVAVSIDARNGKVATRGWVNSTEVDALELARSMKKLGVKRFIYTDISRDGTLSEPNFAAIRDLISAINMPVIASGGVSSLSHLRLLKDIGAEGAIVGKAIYTGDLNLKRAFEELS; via the coding sequence CTGCAGCAGCGGCGCGGCTCCGTTATCCCGTATTTAGGCGGTAGTTTCAAGAGAGGTGTCAAAATAGAAATAATACCGGCAATAGATATTTTAGGCGGCAGGTGTGTCCGCCTTCTTCAGGGTGATTATGCTCAGGAGACAGTGTACTCTCCTGACCCGGTGGGTACAGCCATGCGCTGGCAATCTTTGGGTGCTCCCCGCCTGCATGTGGTGGATTTGGACGGTGCTGCCGACGGGGAAAGTGTTAACTTTGAGCTTATACGGGAAATAGCCAATTCGGCCCTTATACCGGTGGAAGTGGGCGGCGGTATCCGCAGTATGGATACGGTAAAGAAACTGCTTACGGCCGGGGTTGACCGGGTAATACTGGGTACGGTAGCGGTGGAAAACCCGGAGCTGGTCAGGGAAATATGTGCCAGATACGCTGACTCGGTAGCCGTCAGTATAGACGCCAGGAATGGCAAGGTGGCCACTCGCGGCTGGGTAAACAGTACCGAAGTGGATGCTTTGGAACTGGCCCGCAGTATGAAAAAACTGGGTGTGAAGCGTTTTATTTACACTGATATAAGCCGTGACGGCACTCTGAGTGAGCCTAACTTCGCGGCTATACGAGACCTTATTTCGGCTATAAATATGCCGGTTATAGCTTCAGGGGGTGTTTCCAGCCTGAGCCATTTGCGCCTTTTGAAAGATATCGGTGCGGAGGGGGCTATTGTGGGCAAGGCCATTTATACCGGTGACCTGAACCTTAAACGGGCCTTTGAAGAGTTGTCCTAG
- a CDS encoding DUF2769 domain-containing protein, with translation MNNNNPVKRLILGFNSKLCLCKKCPSYPGHKDKVVYCERAKSPYVISKTSCLCPQCRVWKLNNFAETYYCSSGAAPLSRI, from the coding sequence GTGAACAACAATAATCCGGTTAAAAGGCTGATACTGGGGTTTAACAGTAAGCTCTGTCTGTGTAAAAAATGCCCCAGTTACCCGGGGCATAAGGATAAAGTGGTCTACTGTGAGCGGGCAAAAAGCCCGTATGTAATCAGCAAAACAAGCTGTCTCTGCCCCCAGTGCCGGGTATGGAAGCTGAACAATTTTGCGGAGACATATTACTGCAGCAGCGGCGCGGCTCCGTTATCCCGTATTTAG
- a CDS encoding NfeD family protein: MNIRLVWTVFTTLLEGAGIALLGLWLLPKVDFPLPLWVVLLAEGVLLVLAVYFYHVGTVTLDQKPLTGAETIIGSSAVVVESLNPQGMVRLDGELWEAVTSEAGISSGQEVVVIGRDKMRLRVKPK; the protein is encoded by the coding sequence ATGAATATCCGTCTGGTCTGGACTGTATTTACTACGCTTTTAGAAGGGGCAGGCATTGCCCTGCTGGGTTTATGGCTGCTGCCGAAGGTGGATTTCCCCCTGCCGCTTTGGGTGGTGCTGCTTGCCGAAGGGGTTTTGCTGGTACTAGCGGTGTATTTTTACCACGTGGGTACAGTTACGCTTGACCAGAAACCGCTTACCGGTGCGGAAACTATTATCGGCAGCAGTGCGGTAGTGGTGGAAAGCTTAAACCCTCAGGGGATGGTACGGCTGGACGGGGAGCTTTGGGAGGCAGTTACTTCCGAAGCCGGCATATCCAGCGGGCAGGAAGTGGTGGTAATAGGGCGGGATAAAATGCGTCTTCGGGTAAAACCCAAATAG
- the gatC gene encoding Asp-tRNA(Asn)/Glu-tRNA(Gln) amidotransferase subunit GatC, with protein sequence MKLNREDVLHIARLAKLGLEEDEINRLSKELSALLEHFEVLQQVDTTGVEPTAQSTPVKSVLKEDIIKPSYDREEILSNAPRREGDYVRIRAVME encoded by the coding sequence ATGAAGCTAAACCGCGAAGATGTACTCCACATTGCCCGCTTGGCTAAACTGGGGCTGGAGGAAGATGAAATAAACCGCTTGAGTAAAGAGCTTTCGGCCTTGCTGGAGCATTTTGAGGTACTGCAGCAGGTGGATACCACCGGCGTAGAGCCGACCGCCCAATCCACCCCGGTTAAAAGCGTACTTAAAGAGGATATTATAAAGCCCTCTTATGACCGTGAGGAGATACTTTCAAATGCCCCCAGACGCGAGGGTGATTACGTGCGGATACGGGCGGTGATGGAATAA